One region of Miscanthus floridulus cultivar M001 chromosome 19, ASM1932011v1, whole genome shotgun sequence genomic DNA includes:
- the LOC136526415 gene encoding predicted GPI-anchored protein 58: protein MPPRGRHCAPGPPRARQPARPTAARARGSPRASTTAPRARRPALGRPARPATPPRPVAAEVTPCLRSPSPSSKGRSTAPASPPVAPPHRPSRPNPSPQAAPVAGCCWRGGGRG from the coding sequence ATGCCGCCGCGCGGCCGCCACTGCGCGCCCGGGCCGCCCCGAGCCCGGCAGCCCGCGCGCCCCACCGCTGCGCGTGCACGCGGGTcgccccgcgcctccaccaccgcgccgcgcgcccgccgCCCCGCCCTCGGCCGCCCAGCGCGCCCCGCCACCCCACCACGCCCAGTGGCGGCCGAGGTCACGCCCTGCCTCCGTTCCCCGTCTCCgtcgagcaaggggaggtcgACCGCCCCGGCCAGCCCTCCGGTGGCTCCCCCTCACCGGCCTTCCCGCCCCAACCCCAGCCCCCAGGCCGCCCCCGTCgccggctgctgttggaggggaggaggcagagggtga